One genomic segment of Actinoplanes ianthinogenes includes these proteins:
- a CDS encoding ATP-binding cassette domain-containing protein: MEKTHAADSHDLIRVHGARVNNLKDVSVEIPKRRLTVFTGVSGSGKSSLVFGTIAAESQRMINETYSAFVQGFMPALARPEVDVLEGLTTAILVDQERMGADPRSTVGTATDANAMLRILFSRLGDPHIGSPQAYSFNVASISGAGAVKVEKAGVVTKERRSFSITGGMCPRCEGRGAVTDFDLTALYDDEKSLNEGALTIPGYSMEGWFGRIFRGCGYFDPDKPIKAYTKKELNDLLYKEPTKIKVDGINLTYSGIIPSIQKSFLSKDREAMQPHIRAFVDRAITFTTCPECDGTRLSEGARSSKIRGVSIADACRMQISDLAAWVRGLDEPSVAPLLAKLQHTLDSFIEIGLGYLSLDRPAGTLSGGEAQRTKMIRHLGSSLTDVTYVFDEPTIGLHPHDIQRMNELLLQLRDKGNTVLVVEHKPEAIAIADHVVDLGPRAGAAGGEVVFQGTLEGLRASGTLTGRHLDDRASLKPEFRKPSGFLEVRGADRHNLRNVDVDVPLGVLVVVTGVAGSGKSSLIHGSVAGRDGVVAVDQGAIKGSRRSNPATYTGLLEPIRKQFAKVNGVKPALFSANSEGACPNCNGNGVIYTDLGMMAGVATTCEVCEGRRFEASVLDYKVGGRDISEVLAMPVAEAVEFFAAGDARNPAAHKILERLADVGLGYLTLGQPLTTLSGGERQRVKLAVHMGEKGGVFILDEPTTGLHLADVEQLLGLLDRLVDAGRSVIVIEHHQAVMAHADWIIDLGPGAGHDGGRVVFQGTPADLVATPTTLTGKHLAEYIKA, translated from the coding sequence ATGGAGAAGACGCATGCAGCCGACAGCCACGACCTCATCCGCGTGCACGGCGCACGCGTCAACAATCTCAAGGATGTCAGCGTCGAGATCCCCAAGCGCCGGCTGACCGTCTTCACCGGCGTCTCCGGCTCGGGCAAGAGCTCGCTCGTCTTCGGCACCATCGCGGCCGAGTCGCAACGGATGATCAACGAGACGTACAGCGCGTTCGTGCAGGGCTTCATGCCGGCCCTGGCCCGCCCCGAGGTGGACGTCCTGGAGGGCCTGACCACGGCGATCCTGGTCGACCAGGAGCGGATGGGCGCCGACCCGCGGTCCACGGTCGGCACCGCCACCGACGCCAACGCGATGCTGCGGATCCTGTTCAGCCGGCTCGGCGATCCGCACATCGGCTCCCCGCAGGCGTACTCGTTCAACGTCGCCTCGATCTCCGGCGCCGGCGCCGTGAAGGTGGAGAAGGCCGGTGTCGTCACCAAGGAGCGGCGCAGCTTCAGCATCACCGGCGGGATGTGCCCCCGGTGCGAGGGCCGCGGCGCGGTGACCGATTTCGACCTCACCGCCCTGTACGACGACGAGAAGTCGCTCAACGAGGGCGCGCTCACCATCCCGGGTTACAGCATGGAGGGCTGGTTCGGCCGGATCTTCCGCGGCTGCGGTTACTTCGACCCGGACAAGCCGATCAAGGCGTACACCAAGAAGGAACTGAACGACCTGCTCTACAAGGAGCCCACGAAGATCAAGGTCGACGGGATCAACCTGACCTACAGTGGCATCATCCCGTCCATCCAGAAGTCCTTCCTGTCCAAGGACCGGGAGGCGATGCAGCCGCACATCCGGGCTTTCGTGGACCGCGCGATCACCTTCACCACCTGCCCCGAGTGCGACGGCACCCGGCTCAGCGAGGGCGCCCGCTCCTCGAAGATCAGGGGCGTCAGCATCGCCGACGCCTGCCGGATGCAGATCAGCGACCTGGCCGCCTGGGTGCGGGGACTGGACGAGCCGTCGGTCGCCCCGCTGCTGGCGAAACTGCAGCACACCCTGGACTCGTTCATCGAGATCGGCCTCGGCTACCTGTCCCTGGACCGTCCGGCCGGCACGCTGTCCGGCGGTGAGGCGCAGCGCACCAAGATGATCCGGCACCTCGGGTCGTCGCTGACCGACGTCACCTACGTCTTCGACGAGCCCACCATCGGCCTGCACCCGCACGACATCCAGCGGATGAACGAGCTGCTCCTGCAACTGCGGGACAAGGGCAACACGGTCCTGGTGGTGGAGCACAAGCCGGAGGCGATCGCGATCGCCGACCACGTCGTGGATCTCGGCCCGCGGGCCGGCGCGGCCGGTGGCGAGGTGGTCTTCCAGGGCACCCTGGAGGGTCTGCGGGCCAGCGGCACGCTGACCGGGCGGCACCTGGACGACCGGGCGTCGCTGAAACCCGAGTTCCGCAAGCCGTCCGGCTTCCTCGAGGTCCGCGGCGCCGACCGGCACAACCTGCGGAACGTGGACGTGGACGTCCCGCTCGGCGTGCTGGTCGTGGTCACCGGCGTCGCCGGCTCCGGCAAGAGCTCGCTCATCCACGGCTCGGTGGCCGGCCGGGACGGCGTGGTGGCCGTCGACCAGGGCGCGATCAAGGGGTCCCGGCGCAGCAACCCGGCCACCTACACCGGCCTGCTGGAGCCGATCCGCAAGCAGTTCGCCAAGGTCAACGGGGTGAAACCGGCCCTGTTCAGCGCGAACTCGGAGGGCGCCTGCCCGAACTGCAACGGCAACGGCGTCATCTACACCGACCTGGGGATGATGGCCGGGGTCGCGACCACCTGCGAGGTGTGCGAGGGGCGCCGCTTCGAGGCGTCGGTCCTCGACTACAAGGTCGGTGGCCGGGACATCAGCGAGGTGCTGGCCATGCCGGTCGCCGAGGCGGTCGAGTTCTTCGCGGCCGGCGACGCCCGGAACCCGGCCGCCCACAAGATCCTGGAGCGGCTCGCCGACGTCGGCCTGGGTTACCTCACGCTGGGCCAGCCGCTCACCACGCTCTCCGGCGGTGAGCGCCAGCGGGTCAAGCTCGCCGTGCACATGGGGGAGAAGGGCGGCGTCTTCATCCTCGACGAGCCCACCACCGGCCTGCACCTGGCCGACGTGGAACAGTTGCTGGGCCTGCTCGACCGCCTGGTCGACGCCGGCCGCTCGGTCATCGTCATCGAGCACCACCAGGCCGTGATGGCCCACGCCGACTGGATCATCGACCTGGGCCCGGGCGCCGGGCACGACGGCGGCCGCGTCGTCTTCCAGGGCACCCCCGCCGACCTGGTGGCCACCCCCACCACCCTCACCGGCAAACACCTGGCCGAATACATCAAGGCCTGA